GAAATCAGCCACCCAGGGAATCCCTGTATTTTCTTTCACGCCTTTCGCAATCAGATGAACGGTATGTGGCGGGCCGCTGGAAAGGATGACATCTACAGGATGGGTTTTCAGGTATTCCGTCAGCCGTTTGACCGAAGGTTTGATCCAGAAACGGCGGGCATCGGGAATAAAAAAATTACCTCTGATCCAGACAGACAATTTTTGTGTGAATGAGGGTTTTTTATCCTCTGAGAGAAACCCTGAGTACACTCTTTCTTTTTTTCCCTGGCCGGTGAAGGTTTTATAAAGTTCGTAAGGTTCCCATACCGGTTCGCGCAGTACTTCCTGTCCTTGCGGAACGTCGGCGAGCAGTGATTCATCGATGATCGGGTAAGCGGGATTCTCCGGCGCAAATACTACCGGTTCCCATCCGAAATCGCGAAAATATTTTACAAGTTTCAATACACGCTGTACGCCTGCTCCGCCGCTGGGCGGCCAGTAGTATGTGATTAGCAGAACTTTTTTCATTCACCTTTTGTGTGAGACAAAAGTAGGAATTATTCCCACACACAATTACAGATGACGCGGCGGTTTTCCAGTGTTGCATCATCCTGCCCGCGCGAGCGCCCGGAGTACGCCCAAACCCAGGCTTCAAAATCCTCCTTTATGAATCGGTTTCCGTCTATTCCGTAAAGTCTTTGCAGAGCTTCGGAAATAATTTCCACGCGGGTCTGGTTGATAAACTTGCGGTTTTTGTCAAACCGCGAGGTCGCACCGTCAGCCCGAAGGCTGAGTTTCATCCCGGGATTAGACCTGAGTACATAAGCCAGGTACCGGAGATCCGTTTTGGATTCATCCAGAATGGCCGTCGTGTTAGATTCGAAGTAAATAAACGGGAGATAGCAGGACTTTTTTGCTGAAAGCGTATCCACATGATACACATCAAACATCATCTGACCATGGGCAGACAGAGAAAAAGCCAGAAAAAACAACACAAACAGGGGATAACGATTCATGAGCTTTCCAGAATAAATAATCTCAGCCAACACTGAGGTTGGTAATACTGGTGTAAGAAAAAGCGCTGATTTGTTCAGTAATATACGGTTTTTTCAGATTTTTAGTATCGATTCGCGTATTATCTGTCCAGCAATTCACGCAATTTTTCCACAATCCGGAAGGTAGCCGGGCAGATTTCGGCATTTTTTTCGGTAAGGCGCAGCACCTGGTGAAATTTTTTCTGGTTGGTGTGGGGATATTCGCGGCAGGCTTTAGGTCTTTCATCGTAAATGCTGCAATAATTGTCATACCCCAGAAAGGGGCAGGGCGCGACGTTGAGCACATAGTCATTGTCCTCATCGATATGCAGATATTCTTCGACAAACTGGGAGGGGTTCATCCGCATAGACCGGGCGATCCGGTCAATGTCGCGGTCAGTAAAAATGGGGCTGGTAGTTTTGCAGCAGTTGGCGCATTGGAGGCAGTCGGTTTCGGCAAAAACCTCATCGTGAATCGGATGGACAATCGAATCAAGGTTAGGCGGATTTTGCCGGCGGAGGCGGCGGAGAAAATCCTGCGTTTTTTTGCGTTTGTCTTTGGCCGTTTGCAGAATAGAATCAATTTCCGTTTCCTGATCGGGTTCTTTCATGAGGTTTTATGTTCACACTTCTGATTTTTCGTTGAAAATGTCCCGGCATCCCTTCGACACAAAAATGGGAGAGTCTCAGGCAGGCATAAATGTACTGAGTTTTTTTCTATTGGGAAACGTGATGAGGGTCGGCTTATTCAGGTGGTTGTAAGCAATCGAAGAAATGCCCTTGTTGAGGTCTTGTTTGAGGTTGCCGGGGTTGTCCCTTCGACGATCGCTCAGGGCAGGCTACAAGATAATCGGTGTTGGAGGTATTGCCGTCCACGAAGTGCTCCAAAAATATTCAACATCCTCCATATATTTCATTGAAACTTCTCAAATAGAAAAACTACAGTTTGTGCATTTTTCGGGCTTTTTGATACAAACCTGATATATCTGCCGAATGAGGATGCAATTGAGCCACCAAGCTGTGTTCTCTAAAAATTTGAATTTGGTTAGCTACTCCCGAATAGACGAGAGAGTCTCCCTTTTCAATCTGATAAGGATGCGCAATTATCTCAGCCAAGCTATCTTTTATCACACAAAAATAGACATCCTCGATTCCTCTGGGATCATATTCTTTGACAGAGGAATTTTTCAAAACAACTTCCACTAATGCATAACGTGATGTAATTAACCTTTTATCCATTACGATTCCCCCAAACTCCAGATTTAAGCTTGAATAGTAGGCATTTGCTTTTTCGTGTTTATTCCAAATTTTTATAATCTGGATGATTCCAAAAATCAAAAACATACCCAGAGAGATAAGGTAGTATTTTAAATGATTCATTGCCGTTGGCTGTTTAAGTTGATTTGAAGGGGTCTGAAATTCGAACTTTTAAGGGGAGATTGTCCAATGTAATCCTTGAAATAACCATGAGTATTGTCATACTGAGTAGGAGTGTCCACTCATATCCTGCTCGGATTCCATGTTTTACCACGGTATCTTACCATATATTTTCTCTACCTCCGCTCCTTCAGCAAAGCCTGAAAAGCAAACATCTCGTCGCGCAAGCGGGCTGCTTCCACAAAGTTCAGTTCCTTTGAAGCGGCTTCCATCTCTTTGCGGATATTGGATATTTTTTTCTTCAACTCTTCCTCCGAAAGGTATTCTGCCACGGCCTCCGCTGCCATATCCACTCTCGCTTCAAATTCTTCGTACGTTTTGGCTCTGCTGCCCAGCTTGTCCTGGAAAATATCTTTATTACTTCTTTTTATGGTCGTTGGGGTGATGCCGTGTTCTTCGTTGTAAGCGATCTGTTTGGCCCGGCGGTATTCGGTTTCATCCAGCAGACGCTGCATCGATTTGGTGATTTTATCTGCATAGAGGATCACCCTTCCTTCTGAGTGCCTTGCTGCGCGACCGGCAGTCTGAATCAGCGATTGGCCGGAACGCAAAAATCCCTCCTTGTCTGCATCCAGTATCGCTACAAGTGTAACTTCCGGAAGGTCCAGCCCTTCTCTCAGGAGATTGACTCCCACCAGTACATCAAATGTCCCTTCCCGCAATTGTCTTAATATCTCCACCCTGTCAAGCGCATCAACGTCGGAATGGATGTACCGCGATTTAATTCCCAAATCGGTGAGGTATTTGGTCAGTTCCTCGGCCATTCGTTTGGTGAGGGTCGTAACCAGTACACGGTTGCCTTTTTTGACGGTTTCGTCAACTTCATCCAGCAGGTCATCGACCTGATTGCTACATGGACGTATTTCACAAGGGGGATCGAGCAAACCGGTTGGTCTGACAATTTGCTCCACAACAACTCCATTACTGACTTCCAGTTCGTAGTCAGAGGGGGTTGCGCTCATATAGACCATTTGGTTGACGAGCGAATTAAATTCCTCAAATTTCTGCGGGCGGTTGTCAAGCGCAGAGGGCAGGCGGAATCCATGTTCCACAAGGGTAAATTTCCTTGAGCGGTCACCGTGATACATGCCTCTGATCTGGGGAATGGTAACGTGACTTTCGTCCAAAATGACCAGAAAGTCGTCGGGAAAATAGTCCAGCAGGCAATAAGGCCGGCTACCCGGTTCGCGCTGGGAGAGGTAGCGGGAATAGTTTTCGATCCCCGAACAATACCCCAGTTCGCGCATCATTTCGAGGTCGTACTCCGTGCGTTCCTTCAGCCGGTTGGCTTCCAGAAACATGCCCTGCGCTTCAAAATATTCGACCTGCTTCATCAGGTCTTTCTGAATTTCAAAAATAGACTCATTGACCGTCTCCCGACGGGTAACAAAAAGATTGGCAGGGTACATGGTGTAGTCCCGCAGGTCTTCGACCCGTTTTCCCGACTCGATTTCAAACCGCTGAATCTTTTCGATTTCATCCCCAAAAAAGATAAACCGCACGCCAAAATCATCATACGGCGGATATACATCGACAGTATCGCCTTTTACGCGAAACTTTCCCGCCTCAAGCACCGTCTGCGTACGGCTGTAAAAAAGGCGTACCAGTTTGTCGAGAAATGTATTCTGACTAATGACACGCCCCATCGCGCAATAGAAAATATTCGCCTCAAAATCTTCAGGCCGGCCAATACCATAAATGCAGGAAACCGAAGCCACCACAATGACATCCCGCCGGTCCATACACAGCGAAGTCGTAGCGCGCAGGCGAAGTTTTTCAATATCCTGATTGATGGAAAGATCTTTTTCGATATAAGTATTCGTAGCAGCCACATAAGCTTCCGGCTGATAATAATCGTAGTAAGAGATAAAATACTCAACCAGATTATTCGGAAAAAACTCTTTAAACTCACCGTAAAGCTGGGCGGCAAGCGTCTTGTTGTGGCTCATGATCAGGGTAGGGCGGTTAAGCTCCTTGATCACATTGGCGATAGTGAAGGTTTTCCCGGAACCCGTAACGCCAAGCAAGACCTGATGTTTTTCGCCACTTTCAATACCCTCCAGCAACTGCTTAATGGCAGCCGGCTGATCTCCCGCCGGAGTGTAGGGTGCAACCAGTTCGAATTTTTTATCTGACATACCCAAATTTACGAAATGAAATGACGAATCGTAAGTCTTATTAGCTAAAATTTTTAGCTACAAAAAGTTATTTCATTCCTTTACGTCAACTTCGAATAATTGGTCATCTCACAGCCAAATTTTTCCACAAAAAAATTGTCCATTTCATCTGCTTTCAGGGCCATGTGGGTGAGATTGTATTTGATCTCTTCGGCTCTTGAAGAAAAAATTTCGGTGATATGTACGCGGTAAGAAATGTAAATATGGTTTTCGTAAATCGCCAGTGAGTAGGGTTGAACCGGATCGCTCAGCAAATAGGTGTACAGTGCTTCGAGGTTATTGCCGGAGAGGCTGTTGAGCGGAGAAGTGGCGTAGAGGTAATTCTGGTTAAAAACGAATATCCGTATCAGCGAGCTTCCCTGGTGGAATACCCAAAAATCATATCCTGCGCGGGCGAGGATCGGATTCATATTCAGGCCACTGAGCGAACCCTCCACAAATTTTGCAAACTGTGTCAGTTCGGTTTCGTCAAATAATGTATCGTCGATATTGGCACCGCAGTTAGGGCAATATTCCGTCTTCTGGAAAATGAGTGTTTTGCAGGATTGGCATTTGACGGAGAATACCCGTTCGGGGTTTTGTTCGAGCGAAGTAAGTTCCTGCTGCAAGACTTCGAGCGGGATAGCAAAGCCCACATTGTCGGCATTGGCAAATTTGGCGGTAGTGACACCGACGATTGCGCCGTTGGCGTTGACGACAGGCCCGCCGCTGTTACCGGGGTTGACTGCCGCATCCGTCTGGATGTAGTGGCGGCCCTCCATGAGCTGGCGCACGTTGGAAACGATGCCTTCTGTAATGGTGTAAGGCAATCCAAAGGGGAAACCCAATACAAAAACTTTGCTCCCACTGGTGAGGTCTGTACCTGATACGATATCCAGTTCGGGAGAATCGAGCGCAACTTCCGGGACGAGGAAGGCGAGGTCAGCTTCGGGATTGACGAAAACCACATCGGCGAGGTAGCGGTTTTGCTGCTGGTCTTCAATAGCCACGGCTTTATTGCCCGCTACCACATGGTAATTGGTAACCATGATCCCTTTTTCCTTCAGGTAAAAGCCCGTTCCGCTTCCGGAGGAAGTATTGATTTTAAAAACAGCTTTGGCAAGCGTAGTGTGCAGGTCAGTCATGCAGAGATGATTTGCTGCCCTATTTACTAATTTCTTTTGCGAAACTCAAATTTGATAATACAGACGGAGGTCTGTCAGCGGGAATCGCCCTGCACAAAAACGGCGTGGCATTGTACTTCTGCGGGAGGTTGCGTTCGGTGGTATAATTGCAAAAATCCGTACCTTTCTCCATTATAAAAACAAAGACAGAATCGAATGGCGAAAGTAATATTAAAAAGCTGGCGGAATGGATCGCAAAAAATCGCACTGGTAAAACTACAGGTGGATATTTTGGGAAAATCGCTCAGAGAGGCTAAAACGAATGTGGATCTTCTTTTAAGTGATAACAAAGTTATCGTTGAAATCAACGATGTAGCATTGGCAAAGAAGTTTTTGGAAGAGGCCGAAAACCTTGGAGTTTACTGTAAACTGGAAGTGGAGTAATGGGCGGACGTTTCCCATCCCATTCCCAACCTACACCTTACGGCAACCACCCCAAAATCCCGCCACTTCCTCATCTTCTCCTGCCGCTTTCTCATTGGTATTGGAAAGGATGATAGCCGGAGGTTATATTTACAAGGTATATGAATTACAGGTGCTTTATACGGATTTACTTGCTCCTGCTTTGTCCTGTGACCTGCCTGCTGCCTCAACTGGTTGCACAGCATCCTACGCCGCTCGCTGACAGCCTTGCTTTGCGCCTTGACTCTGTTTCTGCTCCGGCAGAGCGGATGCAGTTGCTCAATGACATGGCTTGGGAGTATGTCGATTATGATGTTGTCATTGCCGGTTCGTATGCCTGGCAGGCATGGGCAATAGCAGTCGACCTCAACGATAAAAGTCAGCAGGGGCAAGCGATGAAAGCACTGGGCATGGCTGCACATAATGCAGACATCCTCGACGATTCGGAATGTTATTTTCTGGAGGCGATATCCCTCTTCAGGGAAGTAAAAGACACTACCGGATTGGTAGCAGTTTTCAACAACGCCGGCCTCATGTACAGGCGACAGGCCAAATGCGAACAGGCCAGTAAAATGTATCTGGAAGGCATGGCTATGGCACGAATTACCGGCGCAATACAAAAAGAGGGAATCCTGTGGTATAACTATTTCTCTACCCTGATTGCCTGCCATTCTTTCGAAAGCGCTTTTGAGACTGCAGACTCGCTCATGGCTTTTACTTTCAAACACAATAATATTTTCCTGCGGGCACACCTGCTTACCCAATTGGGTTATATGAACTACCGGGAAGAGAATGATTCGCTCGCATTAAAACAACTGCTTCAGGCCAAAGTGCTCGCAGACTCACTCGGCAATACAGAGCTGACTTCCAATGTGCTCAACAACCTGGGAAATGTATATGAGGGACTGAAAGATTATCAGAAGGCCTACGACTACTATATGGCAAGCTTTAATATGGATAAAGAAATGCCCGTAGCGCAAACCGTGGACAACAGCTATCACAATATCGGATTGGTACTATCTCAAATGGGGCGATACCACGAGGCCATTCCCTATATCGAACACGCGCTCAAACAGAATATCGCCAGAGGAAATGATGCTTTTCTTCAGGAAAGTTATTACAGCCTGGGCATTGCTTATGACAAAACAGGAAGGAGCAAAGAAGCCGTTCAGGCTTTTATCAAGTACATTGACATTCAGGATAGTATGTTTAGCGAGAATGTGCAACGCTCGCTACAGGAAGTCAAACAACAGTACGAAACAGAAAAAGTTGAAAGAGACCTTGCCGATACCCGACTCAAAATGGAACAACAGCAAAACCAAAACGCTCGTCTCATCGCGTGGCTGATTGCCGGGCTTGCTGTGGTACTGGGAATGGCAGGATTGATCATCATGAGCATAAGAAGGCGGCGACTGGAATTGGAAAAACGGAAAATCGAACTCGAATACCAGGTGCTCCGCGCTCAGATGAATCCTCATTTTATTTTTAATGCGCTCAACTCGATTCAGGCATATTTCTCCGAACGGGAATTTGCTCAGGGAAATGAATACCTCGGCGCTTTTGGCCAACTGATGCGCCGGGTACTCGAACATTCGCGGAAAAGTTCTATTTCACTGGCAGAAGAACTGGAAACCCTGCACCTCTACCTGCAGTTGGAACAGGCGAGGCTCAGGGATAAATTTCACTACACCATTGATCTGCTCGAAGATTTGGACGAATCGATGATTTATATACCACCATTAATTTTACAGCCTTTTGTCGAAAACGCCATCTGGCATGGGATTGCACCCAAATCCAGTCCCGGACTGATCCGGATCCGTTGTTCGATGCCCCACGACAGCGACGATTTGTTGCGCGTAGAGATCAGCGACGACGGAATCGGTCTTCAGTCCGCAGCCCGGCACAATCATGAAAAACATAATACTTCCAGAGGTATATCTATCATACGCGAGCGCCTGGGCAAAAAGGGCAGTATCCGTATTGAAGAAATTGTGGATGCCCACGATCTGGTGAAAGGAACCCGTGTTTTACTAGAAATTCCTCTTTCCGATGATTAGAAGTGTAATCATAGACGACGAATCACAGGCGCGGACTGTTCTGAGAAACCTGCTGTCAAGCGATTTCCCCCACATAGAAGTGGTCGGAGAAGGAGACGATATCGATACAGGAATGGAAGCTATCCGCATCTGGCAGCCTGACCTTGTATTTCTCGACATACAGCTCAAAAGCGGGACAGGTTTCGAGCTGCTTACCCGCCTGGGAGATGAAAATGTGGAAGTGATTTTTGTAACGGCCTATGACAATTATGCCCTGACGGCATTCCAGTTTGCGGCTTTTGGCTATCTGCTAAAACCCCTTCGGATCAGTGAATTGCAACGTGTATTGCAGCGATTTGAAGAACAACAAATACTCAAACAACAGGCGAGACAGGAACGCCTCAAAGTACTGATCGAAAGTTATGAAGACAACGGCCAGGTAAAAAAACTGATTGTACAGCATATGAATGGCTTCCAGGTGTTGCCGCTGCACGAAATTATTTACCTGAAAGGCGAAGACAATTACACCCGTTTTATTCTCGAAAAAGGCGAACAGACACTCGTAAGTAAAACCCTGAAAGACTATGAACAATTACTCACTGATTTTGGATTTTACCGGATACATCAGTCTTATGTTGTCAACCTTCGGCACATCCGCGAATATGCCAAAGGAGAAGGCGGGACTGTGACCATGCACAACCACGACGAACTGCCGGTTTCCCGGCGAAAGAAAGCGGGTTTCCTGAAAAAATTTCTCGGCTGACGGACTTTTCCCCAACACACACAACTTTCTGATAATCAACCTTAACCTATGCATTAACCCTTAACTTCTGATAGCAAACATGAGTCAGTTTTCAATTTATCGCATGGGCGTAAGCCTGTGGGTCAGCCTTGCTTTGTTTATTTTTTTCACCTCCGGCACATTTGCCCAGGGAGTCGCCATCAACGACAACGGTGCCTTGCCCGATGCTTCGGCAATGCTGGACGTACAGTCAACATCCCGCGGATTACTCATTCCCAGAATGAGCAGTTCGCAGCGGCGGGCGATTACTTCACCTGCCGAGGGACTTAATGTTTACGACACAGATACGCATTCGCAGTGGACCTATACTCAAGGTGCATGGACACAGCTCGCACCTGTACCGTCGGGTTCGCTTACACTACGCAATGACCGCAATGATTTGCTCATGAGCAATGCCGGTTACAGTTTTATCTGGCCAATGGTTTTGTCCAACGGTCAGTCTTCACTTGCCTGGTCAGTACCTTCTCCAACCACCACCAACGCCCCTGCAGCACGTTACAACCATGTTTCTGTCTGGACCGGAACCGAACTCATCGTTTGGGGAGGTCAGGACGCTATCGTCTTTGGCGATGGAGGCCGTTACAATCCCACTACAGATACCTGGACCACAATCTCCACAACCAATGCGCCCACACCACGCGAAAGTACCACCGCCGTGTGGACAGGCAGCAAAATGATCGTTTGGGGTGGCTACGACGCAGGCACCACCAACACCGGAGGCATATACGACCCGGCAACTGATACATGGGTGGCAATGAGCACCGTCAACGCACCCGTAGCACGTTACCGTCATACAGCTATTTGGACGGGCAGTAAAATGATTGTATGGGGAGGATCGCCCAATTTTGGCAATCTCAATACCGGCGGTGTATATGACCCGGCAACCGATACATGGACAACTACTTCTATGACAAATGCACCTGCCGGACGCACTTATCATACAGCGGTCTGGACAGGCACCCACATGATCGTATGGGGAGGACAAGGAGGTTTTTTTACATTCTACAACAACGGCGGAATGTATAACCCCGACACCGATACATGGACAGCCATCCCTTCCACAGGCGCACCCGGCGCACGATATGAATGTCCGGCCATATGGACCGGAAGTAAAATGATCATATGGGGAGGAATTGGGGCAACCGACGCAGGACTTTTTGACCCGGTCACCATGACCTGGACTTCCATGTCGCTGGTCAATGCACCTTCAACCCGGCAGCAGCATACCGCTGTGTGGACGGGTAGCGAATTTGTCGTATTTGGCGGTACGATATCAGGTAGCATAGCCAATACAGGTGGCATTTACAATCCTGCGACCGACAGTTGGACAACCATTTCCACTACCAACGGCCCTACAGCCCGCCGCTATCATACAGCAGTATGGACCGGAGCCGCCATGTTTGTCTGGGGCGGACAAGGTACGGGTAATATACAACAACAGGACGGAGGAAAGCTCAGTGTCCCAGTAACCCATACCTATTATGTCTATCAAAAAAATTAAAGATATGCACCGGCAAATTATAGGTATATGTATGGCCCTGCTCGCTTGTTCTTCACTTCAAAGCCAGGCGCACCTGAAAGCAGAAAATGGATCATTTATCCGCGCTGACGGGCAGGTAAAACTGGTGCTGGAAGATACACGCTGGGAGCAGGAAGGCACATTTATTCCTGATCAGAGTACCGTCAGGGTAGTGGGAGATGCTCTGCCCGCAGATTGCGCATTCGCTTCCACCACAGGCATTACCCTGTATCAGATTGACCTCAAGAAAAATACCCATAACCTGCAGCTCGAAACGCCGCTGAATATCACCGGCAAACTTAACTTTTTCCAGGGAAACCTTGATCTTAACGGTTATTTACTCGACCTTGGTACTACCGGATTTCTCATTGATGAAACCGAAATACACAGGGTTCTGGATCAAACAGGTGGTGGCGCTATACATGTTACTTCCACGATTAATTCGCCCAATCAACTCAATCCGGGTAACATAGGACTGGCCCTTAGCTCAAGCGCCAACTGGGGCGTCACCACCCTGATCCGTCGTCACGACCCCTACAACCTCGGAGGCGGCAACAGCATCTTGCGCTCATTTGAAATCAACCCGACCAACAACAGCGGACTGAACGCCACTTTGCGCTTTGACTACTTTGACGCGGAGCTCAACGGCGTTCCGGAAAGTGGATTTCAGTTATTCCACAGCACCAATAATGGGCTAAACTGGGCAGTCGGAGGCATTGCTACACACAACACTACCAGCAACTGGGTAGAAGTAAGCGGGATCAATACATTTTCCCTTTGGACCACTGCGCCACTTTCGAGTTTCCCGCTCACATGGCTCGGTTTTACAGCAAGGTGGTCGCAGCAAAGCGAACAGCGCGTAGCCCTGCTGGAATGGCAGACCGCCCATGAGCAGGCAACCGATTACTTTCAGATTATGCGAAAAGAAGACCAGACAGGAGCCATCTGGCAGGTAGTGGGAGAAACAGCTGCCGCAGGATTTAGCAGCGGAATCCTCAGCTACGACTTTGTCGATGCACAAATTCCCCAAAACCCGGAGCCGGTCACCTACCAGTACCGCATCCGGCAGGTGGACCTTGACGGGCAGTTTAGCTTTAGCCAGACCGTACTGCTTACAACAGAAGCGCAGTATGCAGACCAGCTGAGCATATGGCCCAACCCTGCAAATGAAGTAATAAACATTGCAGGTACAATTACCCGTGGCAACGAAGCGCTAAGTCTTTCGCTTATCGATTCAGGAGGAAGAAAAATCAGAAATACACGATTTTCGGGAGAGACACAATTTGTACAGGAATGGTCACTCGCCGGCCTGTCGGAAGGCCTGTATCAAATTGTGCTCGAAACCCGCAATGGCCTGACCAGCCGGAGGATACAGATACATCATTAATTATTTAGTACACAGGACTCGATTAGTTTTTTAACGGTGTCTGCCTTTAGCAGATGCCGTTTTTTGCAAATGTACCCACACCTGCCGTTGGTTGTATTTAACAAATGAGCCAGGAAGCTAAGGCGTTTATGTACAACTATACCGGGCAATCTATAGTAAAATAACTACTCCGGGATTTGAGAAATGATTATCTTTACAGAGTAAAATCGATGATTATTTGATCATAAAACATTGAGAATGGGCGTGATAAGAGAGCGATATGTTAATCCGCTGACCGATTTTGGATTCAAGAAATTGTTTGGTACAGAACCGAACAAGAGTTTGTTAATTGATTTTCTAAATCAGATTTTACCATCGCGGCATCAGATTAAAGACCTAAGTTATTCCAACACAGAGCAGTTAGGATCCCTTGATCTGGATCGGAAAGCTATTTTTGACCTATATTGTATAGGAGAATCCGGGGAGCGTTTTATTGTAGAAATTCAAAAGGCCAAGCAGAACTTTTTTAAGGATCGGAGCCTTTATTATTCATCCTTTCCGATTCAGGAACAGGCAAAGAAAGGAGATTGGGATTATCGCCTGGATCCGGTATATACAGTCGGGATATTGGATTTTATTTTTGATGATCATAAAAAAGAAGCTGAACTACTTCATATTGTAGAATTAAAAAACCAGCGATGTGAAGTGTTTTATGACAAGTTGAAGTTTATTTATATAGAGTTGCCAAAATTCACCAAAAATGAATCAGAGTTATCTTCTCATTTTGATAAATGGCTGTATGTATTTCGGCATTTAGCGAATTTGAATAATCGCCCCCAGGCCTTACAGGAAAAAGTATTTGGGAAATTATTTGAAGCAGCAGAGATAGCCCGGTTTACCCCTGAAGAGAAGGATGCCTATGAGGAGAGCTTAAAATACTATCGAGATTTGAAGAATGTCGTTGATACCTCTCGGGCAGAAGGTCTTTTGGAGGGAATGGAAAAAGGAATGGAGAAAGGAATTGAAAAAGGAATGGAGAAAGGGAAAATTTCAGTAGCGATAGAGTTAAAGAAGAATCAGGTTCCCATTGAAATAATCATGAAGTCAACAGGGCTTTCCCGTGAAGAAATTGAAAAACTTTAAAAAATAAACGAAATTTGCCAACCTGTATTACCTCGGATTTTTTAAACCACAGGGGAGATTTTCTTATTCATTATCATTTTTACCTCCCCCACACCACAAGCAAAGTAACCTGGCAATTCAGACAATAGACCCTCTTCGTTCAATCTTGTTACCTTCTGAGCCCATTAACTCACTGCGATGAATCCAGCGCTTTTCCAGACTCAGTTTTCACTCCTCGACTGGATCATTGTGGCCGTATACCTGGTCATCGTGGGGATTGCCGGTGTTTTGGTCAATACCTACATCAGCAATGTGAAAGACTATATGATCGGGGGTGCATCTACGGGGCTTGCCTTAAATACTGCCAGTTATATCGGAACAGAATTGGGGCTGGTAACCATCATGTACGCTTCGATCGAGGCATTTACCCGTGGGTTTTCCTACCTCATGGTTCCTCTGCTTGCCCTGATCGCCGGATTATTTCTGGGAAAAACAGGGTTTGTAATCAGCCGGTTGCGGGAAATGAAGCTTGTGACGATCCCGGAGTATTACGAACAGCGATTCGGCAGAAATATCCGTGTCATTTCT
The DNA window shown above is from Bacteroidia bacterium and carries:
- a CDS encoding Rpn family recombination-promoting nuclease/putative transposase; the encoded protein is MGVIRERYVNPLTDFGFKKLFGTEPNKSLLIDFLNQILPSRHQIKDLSYSNTEQLGSLDLDRKAIFDLYCIGESGERFIVEIQKAKQNFFKDRSLYYSSFPIQEQAKKGDWDYRLDPVYTVGILDFIFDDHKKEAELLHIVELKNQRCEVFYDKLKFIYIELPKFTKNESELSSHFDKWLYVFRHLANLNNRPQALQEKVFGKLFEAAEIARFTPEEKDAYEESLKYYRDLKNVVDTSRAEGLLEGMEKGMEKGIEKGMEKGKISVAIELKKNQVPIEIIMKSTGLSREEIEKL
- a CDS encoding T9SS type A sorting domain-containing protein, whose product is MSIKKIKDMHRQIIGICMALLACSSLQSQAHLKAENGSFIRADGQVKLVLEDTRWEQEGTFIPDQSTVRVVGDALPADCAFASTTGITLYQIDLKKNTHNLQLETPLNITGKLNFFQGNLDLNGYLLDLGTTGFLIDETEIHRVLDQTGGGAIHVTSTINSPNQLNPGNIGLALSSSANWGVTTLIRRHDPYNLGGGNSILRSFEINPTNNSGLNATLRFDYFDAELNGVPESGFQLFHSTNNGLNWAVGGIATHNTTSNWVEVSGINTFSLWTTAPLSSFPLTWLGFTARWSQQSEQRVALLEWQTAHEQATDYFQIMRKEDQTGAIWQVVGETAAAGFSSGILSYDFVDAQIPQNPEPVTYQYRIRQVDLDGQFSFSQTVLLTTEAQYADQLSIWPNPANEVINIAGTITRGNEALSLSLIDSGGRKIRNTRFSGETQFVQEWSLAGLSEGLYQIVLETRNGLTSRRIQIHH